One part of the Salmo salar chromosome ssa10, Ssal_v3.1, whole genome shotgun sequence genome encodes these proteins:
- the LOC106561510 gene encoding laminin subunit beta-4-like isoform X2: MRPNRRLRTPITNWRRYRRRSLTARMTGRRKEKKDTKDLIKRVKDYLTDEMVAPEDMERLAKGVLAIQLPGSLDDILSMIQNIRGMLANFTEFKEDLKKLEDQAKTAQDLLENALDIRRLEKAKESNDMAHEMIQEIEKKRNNTETNFNSSRPPEMLEEIEALKKKTEMNREQAEQAKADVITALGSATNTKEDLEKVIALFDKLKEGNTNQDSNEVVIEHLKNITMEAEKITKYLQDKIQQIWLSKTSTTTKRTKPWRLPCCWRWWNPSEGRLPPVWMGTLTVPPNTLGGSREEDSGFYLQDGIQGHRLLALIIMLTLHIHKHVIADAISSTNNFL, translated from the exons ATGAGGCCAAACAGAAGACTAAGGACACCCATCACCAATTGGAGGAGATACAGAAGAAGATCACTGACAGCAAGGATGAcggggagaagaaaggagaagaaaGACACCAAGGACCTCATTAAGAGGGTCAAAGACTACCTCAcag ATGAGATGGTGGCACCAGAGGACATGGAAAGGTTGGCCAAGGGTGTTCTGGCTATCCAGCTGCCGGGCTCTCTAGACGACATCCTCTCCATGATCCAGAACATCCGGGGAATGCTGGCCAACTTCACTGAGTTCAAGGAGGATCTGAAAAAACTGGAGGACCAAGCCAAGACAGCCCAGGACCTACTGGAGAATGCTCTGGATATCAG aaggctgGAGAAGGCTAAGGAAAGCAATGACATGGCGCACGAGATGATTCAAGAg ATTGAGAAGAAACGGAATAACACAGAGACTAACTTTAACTCCTCTAGACCTCCAGAGATGCTGGAGGAGATTGAGGCTCTGAAGAAGAAGACAGAGATGAACAGAGAGCAGGCGGAGCAGGCCAAAGCGGATGTTATCACAGCCCTGGGTAGCGCTACTAACACAAAGGAG GATCTCGAAAAGGTGATAGCTCTGTTTGATAAGCTAAAGGAGGGGAACACaaaccaggacagtaatgaagTGGTCATCGAACACCTAAAGAACATTACTATGGAGGCAGAGAAAATCACAAAATACCTTCAAGATAAAATTCAACAAATTTGGCT ATCCAAgacttcaacaacaacaaagaggACAAAGCCATGGAGGTTGCCATGTTGTTGGAGATGGTGGAATCCCTCCGAAGGGAGATTGCCTCCCGTCTGGATGGGTACATTAACAGTACCTCCTAACACCCTAGGTGGATCAAGAGAGGAGGATTCAGGGTTCTATCTTCAAGACGGTATACAGGGTCACAGACTTCTAGCACTTATTATTATGCTGACTTTACACATTCATAAGCATGTCATTGCAGATGCCATAAGCAGCACTAACAACTTTTTATAA
- the LOC106561510 gene encoding laminin subunit beta-4-like isoform X4, translating into MRPNRRLRTPITNWRRYRRRSLTARMTGRRKEKKDTKDLIKRVKDYLTVSDEMVAPEDMERLAKGVLAIQLPGSLDDILSMIQNIRGMLANFTEFKEDLKKLEDQAKTAQDLLENALDIRRLEKAKESNDMAHEMIQEIEKKRNNTETNFNSSRPPEMLEEIEALKKKTEMNREQAEQAKADVITALGSATNTKEDLEKVIALFDKLKEGNTNQDSNEVVIEHLKNITMEAEKITKYLQDKIQQIWLISKR; encoded by the exons ATGAGGCCAAACAGAAGACTAAGGACACCCATCACCAATTGGAGGAGATACAGAAGAAGATCACTGACAGCAAGGATGAcggggagaagaaaggagaagaaaGACACCAAGGACCTCATTAAGAGGGTCAAAGACTACCTCAcag TATCAGATGAGATGGTGGCACCAGAGGACATGGAAAGGTTGGCCAAGGGTGTTCTGGCTATCCAGCTGCCGGGCTCTCTAGACGACATCCTCTCCATGATCCAGAACATCCGGGGAATGCTGGCCAACTTCACTGAGTTCAAGGAGGATCTGAAAAAACTGGAGGACCAAGCCAAGACAGCCCAGGACCTACTGGAGAATGCTCTGGATATCAG aaggctgGAGAAGGCTAAGGAAAGCAATGACATGGCGCACGAGATGATTCAAGAg ATTGAGAAGAAACGGAATAACACAGAGACTAACTTTAACTCCTCTAGACCTCCAGAGATGCTGGAGGAGATTGAGGCTCTGAAGAAGAAGACAGAGATGAACAGAGAGCAGGCGGAGCAGGCCAAAGCGGATGTTATCACAGCCCTGGGTAGCGCTACTAACACAAAGGAG GATCTCGAAAAGGTGATAGCTCTGTTTGATAAGCTAAAGGAGGGGAACACaaaccaggacagtaatgaagTGGTCATCGAACACCTAAAGAACATTACTATGGAGGCAGAGAAAATCACAAAATACCTTCAAGATAAAATTCAACAAATTTGGCT GATCTCGAAAAGGTGA
- the LOC106561510 gene encoding laminin subunit beta-4-like isoform X1, with amino-acid sequence MRPNRRLRTPITNWRRYRRRSLTARMTGRRKEKKDTKDLIKRVKDYLTVSDEMVAPEDMERLAKGVLAIQLPGSLDDILSMIQNIRGMLANFTEFKEDLKKLEDQAKTAQDLLENALDIRRLEKAKESNDMAHEMIQEIEKKRNNTETNFNSSRPPEMLEEIEALKKKTEMNREQAEQAKADVITALGSATNTKEDLEKVIALFDKLKEGNTNQDSNEVVIEHLKNITMEAEKITKYLQDKIQQIWLSKTSTTTKRTKPWRLPCCWRWWNPSEGRLPPVWMGTLTVPPNTLGGSREEDSGFYLQDGIQGHRLLALIIMLTLHIHKHVIADAISSTNNFL; translated from the exons ATGAGGCCAAACAGAAGACTAAGGACACCCATCACCAATTGGAGGAGATACAGAAGAAGATCACTGACAGCAAGGATGAcggggagaagaaaggagaagaaaGACACCAAGGACCTCATTAAGAGGGTCAAAGACTACCTCAcag TATCAGATGAGATGGTGGCACCAGAGGACATGGAAAGGTTGGCCAAGGGTGTTCTGGCTATCCAGCTGCCGGGCTCTCTAGACGACATCCTCTCCATGATCCAGAACATCCGGGGAATGCTGGCCAACTTCACTGAGTTCAAGGAGGATCTGAAAAAACTGGAGGACCAAGCCAAGACAGCCCAGGACCTACTGGAGAATGCTCTGGATATCAG aaggctgGAGAAGGCTAAGGAAAGCAATGACATGGCGCACGAGATGATTCAAGAg ATTGAGAAGAAACGGAATAACACAGAGACTAACTTTAACTCCTCTAGACCTCCAGAGATGCTGGAGGAGATTGAGGCTCTGAAGAAGAAGACAGAGATGAACAGAGAGCAGGCGGAGCAGGCCAAAGCGGATGTTATCACAGCCCTGGGTAGCGCTACTAACACAAAGGAG GATCTCGAAAAGGTGATAGCTCTGTTTGATAAGCTAAAGGAGGGGAACACaaaccaggacagtaatgaagTGGTCATCGAACACCTAAAGAACATTACTATGGAGGCAGAGAAAATCACAAAATACCTTCAAGATAAAATTCAACAAATTTGGCT ATCCAAgacttcaacaacaacaaagaggACAAAGCCATGGAGGTTGCCATGTTGTTGGAGATGGTGGAATCCCTCCGAAGGGAGATTGCCTCCCGTCTGGATGGGTACATTAACAGTACCTCCTAACACCCTAGGTGGATCAAGAGAGGAGGATTCAGGGTTCTATCTTCAAGACGGTATACAGGGTCACAGACTTCTAGCACTTATTATTATGCTGACTTTACACATTCATAAGCATGTCATTGCAGATGCCATAAGCAGCACTAACAACTTTTTATAA
- the LOC106561510 gene encoding laminin subunit beta-4-like isoform X5, protein MRPNRRLRTPITNWRRYRRRSLTARMTGRRKEKKDTKDLIKRVKDYLTVSDEMVAPEDMERLAKGVLAIQLPGSLDDILSMIQNIRGMLANFTEFKEDLKKLEDQAKTAQDLLENALDIRRLEKAKESNDMAHEMIQEIEKKRNNTETNFNSSRPPEMLEEIEALKKKTEMNREQAEQAKADVITALGSATNTKEIQDFNNNKEDKAMEVAMLLEMVESLRREIASRLDGYINSTS, encoded by the exons ATGAGGCCAAACAGAAGACTAAGGACACCCATCACCAATTGGAGGAGATACAGAAGAAGATCACTGACAGCAAGGATGAcggggagaagaaaggagaagaaaGACACCAAGGACCTCATTAAGAGGGTCAAAGACTACCTCAcag TATCAGATGAGATGGTGGCACCAGAGGACATGGAAAGGTTGGCCAAGGGTGTTCTGGCTATCCAGCTGCCGGGCTCTCTAGACGACATCCTCTCCATGATCCAGAACATCCGGGGAATGCTGGCCAACTTCACTGAGTTCAAGGAGGATCTGAAAAAACTGGAGGACCAAGCCAAGACAGCCCAGGACCTACTGGAGAATGCTCTGGATATCAG aaggctgGAGAAGGCTAAGGAAAGCAATGACATGGCGCACGAGATGATTCAAGAg ATTGAGAAGAAACGGAATAACACAGAGACTAACTTTAACTCCTCTAGACCTCCAGAGATGCTGGAGGAGATTGAGGCTCTGAAGAAGAAGACAGAGATGAACAGAGAGCAGGCGGAGCAGGCCAAAGCGGATGTTATCACAGCCCTGGGTAGCGCTACTAACACAAAGGAG ATCCAAgacttcaacaacaacaaagaggACAAAGCCATGGAGGTTGCCATGTTGTTGGAGATGGTGGAATCCCTCCGAAGGGAGATTGCCTCCCGTCTGGATGGGTACATTAACAGTACCTCCTAA
- the LOC106561510 gene encoding laminin subunit beta-4-like isoform X6, which yields MRPNRRLRTPITNWRRYRRRSLTARMTGRRKEKKDTKDLIKRVKDYLTVSDEMVAPEDMERLAKGVLAIQLPGSLDDILSMIQNIRGMLANFTEFKEDLKKLEDQAKTAQDLLENALDIRPPEMLEEIEALKKKTEMNREQAEQAKADVITALGSATNTKEIQDFNNNKEDKAMEVAMLLEMVESLRREIASRLDGYINSTS from the exons ATGAGGCCAAACAGAAGACTAAGGACACCCATCACCAATTGGAGGAGATACAGAAGAAGATCACTGACAGCAAGGATGAcggggagaagaaaggagaagaaaGACACCAAGGACCTCATTAAGAGGGTCAAAGACTACCTCAcag TATCAGATGAGATGGTGGCACCAGAGGACATGGAAAGGTTGGCCAAGGGTGTTCTGGCTATCCAGCTGCCGGGCTCTCTAGACGACATCCTCTCCATGATCCAGAACATCCGGGGAATGCTGGCCAACTTCACTGAGTTCAAGGAGGATCTGAAAAAACTGGAGGACCAAGCCAAGACAGCCCAGGACCTACTGGAGAATGCTCTGGATATCAG ACCTCCAGAGATGCTGGAGGAGATTGAGGCTCTGAAGAAGAAGACAGAGATGAACAGAGAGCAGGCGGAGCAGGCCAAAGCGGATGTTATCACAGCCCTGGGTAGCGCTACTAACACAAAGGAG ATCCAAgacttcaacaacaacaaagaggACAAAGCCATGGAGGTTGCCATGTTGTTGGAGATGGTGGAATCCCTCCGAAGGGAGATTGCCTCCCGTCTGGATGGGTACATTAACAGTACCTCCTAA
- the LOC106561510 gene encoding laminin subunit beta-4-like isoform X3, whose protein sequence is MRPNRRLRTPITNWRRYRRRSLTARMTGRRKEKKDTKDLIKRVKDYLTVSDEMVAPEDMERLAKGVLAIQLPGSLDDILSMIQNIRGMLANFTEFKEDLKKLEDQAKTAQDLLENALDIRPPEMLEEIEALKKKTEMNREQAEQAKADVITALGSATNTKEDLEKVIALFDKLKEGNTNQDSNEVVIEHLKNITMEAEKITKYLQDKIQQIWLSKTSTTTKRTKPWRLPCCWRWWNPSEGRLPPVWMGTLTVPPNTLGGSREEDSGFYLQDGIQGHRLLALIIMLTLHIHKHVIADAISSTNNFL, encoded by the exons ATGAGGCCAAACAGAAGACTAAGGACACCCATCACCAATTGGAGGAGATACAGAAGAAGATCACTGACAGCAAGGATGAcggggagaagaaaggagaagaaaGACACCAAGGACCTCATTAAGAGGGTCAAAGACTACCTCAcag TATCAGATGAGATGGTGGCACCAGAGGACATGGAAAGGTTGGCCAAGGGTGTTCTGGCTATCCAGCTGCCGGGCTCTCTAGACGACATCCTCTCCATGATCCAGAACATCCGGGGAATGCTGGCCAACTTCACTGAGTTCAAGGAGGATCTGAAAAAACTGGAGGACCAAGCCAAGACAGCCCAGGACCTACTGGAGAATGCTCTGGATATCAG ACCTCCAGAGATGCTGGAGGAGATTGAGGCTCTGAAGAAGAAGACAGAGATGAACAGAGAGCAGGCGGAGCAGGCCAAAGCGGATGTTATCACAGCCCTGGGTAGCGCTACTAACACAAAGGAG GATCTCGAAAAGGTGATAGCTCTGTTTGATAAGCTAAAGGAGGGGAACACaaaccaggacagtaatgaagTGGTCATCGAACACCTAAAGAACATTACTATGGAGGCAGAGAAAATCACAAAATACCTTCAAGATAAAATTCAACAAATTTGGCT ATCCAAgacttcaacaacaacaaagaggACAAAGCCATGGAGGTTGCCATGTTGTTGGAGATGGTGGAATCCCTCCGAAGGGAGATTGCCTCCCGTCTGGATGGGTACATTAACAGTACCTCCTAACACCCTAGGTGGATCAAGAGAGGAGGATTCAGGGTTCTATCTTCAAGACGGTATACAGGGTCACAGACTTCTAGCACTTATTATTATGCTGACTTTACACATTCATAAGCATGTCATTGCAGATGCCATAAGCAGCACTAACAACTTTTTATAA